One window of Nostoc sp. C052 genomic DNA carries:
- a CDS encoding ATP-binding sensor histidine kinase — MVSNLISIPGYYITEELYNGSRTLVYRGYQETDSLRVVIKLLKNPYPSFSELVQFRNQYTIAKNLNLKGIIHTYSLEPYKNSYILVMEDFGGISLKDYFANNNNVASLDEFLQIAISLCDILDILYRQRIIHKDIKPSNILINPETKQIKLIDFSIASLLPREIQTLISPNVLEGTLAYISPEQTGRMNRGIDYRTDFYSLGVTFYELLTGKLPFKSNEPIKLVHDHIAKQVSFLADSKEIPQVISDIVIKLMAKNAEDRYQSAFGLKYDLENCFYQLKETGKIEYFKIAQRDICDRFIIPDKLYGRETEIENLLKAFDRVSTGTTEMMLVAGFSGIGKTVVVNEIHKPIIRQRGYFIKGKYDQFNRNIPFSAFVQAFRNLMGQLLTESDAQIQQWKTKILEAVGENGQVIVEVTPELEKIIGTQPPAPELSGTEAQNRFNLLFQKFTQVFTSFEHPLVIFLDDLQWADSASLKLMQLLMADTGHLLLIGAYRDNEVNPAHPLMLTLSEIQKTVATINTIILAPLNQSKVNQLVAETLKCTEVLALPLSQLVYQKTQGNPFFATQFLKALHQDGLIKFDFDLGCWQCDIAAVTVRSLTSDVVEFMALQLQKLPKSTQEVLKLAACIGNQFDLANLAIVSEKSEIETAADLWTALQEGLILPQSEVYKFYQEEDPQQLAVSNGNTSQLLAQYKFLHDRVQQAAYFLIAEEQKQATHLKIGRQLWHNLSQSEQESQLFTIVNHLNVGRDLIIERSERDRVARLNLQASQKAQASVAYETSRRYCYSGQLFMSDDSWKEDYSFRFELAIATIKAEYFNHNLQVAQQLSQETLEKANTLRDRIKIHELQILFKINENKMNEAICLAIDVLALLDITLPKESRKIQVEIESLRQEIALPTPEIAHLILLDVVNDEDKIAAIRILTNASSASYIADPNIYPAIVLHTVLQCMKYGHSPLAASAYSWYGALLCGVYNEIDAGYEFGKLSLQLLEKFNSRTLIAKVTNMFNVFIRPWKEHLQNAIADLPEAIQSGFDNGDVEYAFYAAVHYCNYIFYRGIPLEAVQQAQQCYLPVIIKAQYEFHEGFLRINQQVVANLLGETEEPQYLQGSILDGETSLSQWLQNNLVFLVLCFYEAQTRLAYLFEDYMAAVEAGEKGWQYRQAAMGTLYVSEHNFYYSLALLANGILTSHESDRVAANQNQLKIWAKFAPSNFQHKYDLVEAERYRILGEKTDAIEQYDRAIALAKENGYIQEEALANELAAKFYLDWGKEKVAAGYMQEAYYGYASWGAKAKVADLEKRYPKLLATILKQPQIAVNLSTTIANIASATVLSNSTSISNTLDLATVLKASQALSSEIKLEDLLSNLMQIVMENAGADKCALMLFKGNNLTLEITATSQTANTKIHSILLQSISVESSTEIPVSVIKYVSRTSETLIIDDAMAQASFASDSYLQKQQPKSILCTPIINQGKLIGILYLENNFTIGAFTRDRLQVLKFLTTQAAISLENAQLYRQLEEYSHTLEEKVSERTQQLQQQTTQIESTLKKLYATQAQLIQAEKMSGLGQLIAGIAHEINNPINFIYGNLKPADEYVTSLIELNYLYQKSYPEPIPEIEEKIAELELNFLVSDLQKLLGSMRTGAERIRQIVLSLRNFSRLDEAEIKAVDVHEGIDSTLLILQHRLNNSSKNAEISIIKEYSQMPLVNCYPSALNQVFMNILNNAIDALRKLDVNHKPTITIRTEIQEQKYVSIHIIDNGTGMSESVQNKIFEPFFTTKSIGSGTGLGLSISYSIVVEQHGGQLNCISAPGKGTEFVIKIPV; from the coding sequence ATGGTTAGCAATCTAATTAGTATTCCCGGATATTACATAACTGAAGAACTCTACAATGGTTCCAGAACCCTTGTTTATCGGGGGTATCAAGAAACCGACTCCTTAAGAGTAGTTATCAAGCTGCTGAAAAATCCTTATCCCAGCTTTAGCGAACTCGTACAATTTCGCAATCAATACACCATTGCCAAAAATCTCAACTTAAAAGGAATCATCCACACCTACAGCCTAGAACCGTACAAGAATAGTTATATATTGGTGATGGAAGACTTTGGGGGAATTTCCCTCAAGGATTATTTCGCCAACAATAATAATGTCGCGTCTCTAGATGAATTTTTACAAATAGCCATATCTCTATGTGACATCTTAGATATTCTTTACCGTCAGAGAATTATTCATAAAGATATTAAACCCAGCAATATTTTAATTAACCCCGAAACCAAACAAATAAAGCTAATTGATTTTAGTATTGCCTCTTTGTTACCACGAGAAATCCAAACGCTCATCAGCCCTAATGTATTAGAAGGTACACTTGCTTATATTTCTCCAGAACAAACAGGAAGGATGAATCGGGGAATTGATTACCGGACTGACTTTTATTCTTTGGGTGTAACTTTTTACGAATTACTCACAGGAAAGTTACCCTTTAAGTCAAACGAACCAATTAAATTGGTACACGATCATATTGCTAAACAAGTATCATTTTTAGCTGACAGCAAAGAAATTCCTCAAGTTATTTCTGATATCGTCATCAAATTGATGGCAAAAAATGCTGAAGACAGATATCAAAGTGCATTCGGTCTGAAATATGATTTAGAAAATTGTTTTTATCAACTTAAAGAAACAGGAAAAATCGAATATTTTAAAATAGCTCAACGAGATATTTGTGATAGATTTATTATCCCTGACAAACTCTATGGACGAGAAACCGAAATAGAAAACCTGCTCAAAGCGTTTGATCGCGTTAGTACGGGCACAACTGAAATGATGCTGGTAGCTGGTTTTTCGGGTATTGGTAAAACTGTGGTTGTCAACGAAATTCATAAACCTATTATTCGTCAACGCGGTTATTTTATTAAAGGCAAATATGACCAATTTAATCGTAATATTCCCTTTTCGGCATTTGTGCAAGCATTCCGAAATTTAATGGGACAATTATTAACAGAAAGTGATGCTCAAATCCAACAATGGAAAACCAAAATTTTAGAGGCTGTGGGTGAGAATGGGCAGGTAATTGTTGAAGTTACTCCTGAGTTAGAAAAAATTATTGGTACTCAACCACCAGCGCCAGAATTATCAGGAACGGAGGCACAAAATAGATTTAATTTATTATTCCAGAAATTCACCCAAGTTTTTACAAGTTTTGAACATCCATTAGTAATATTTTTAGATGATTTACAATGGGCTGATTCGGCATCGTTAAAATTAATGCAGCTGTTAATGGCTGATACAGGACATCTTTTATTAATTGGTGCATACCGAGATAATGAAGTCAATCCCGCTCATCCATTAATGTTGACTTTGAGTGAAATTCAAAAAACAGTAGCAACTATTAATACTATTATTTTAGCTCCACTGAATCAAAGTAAGGTAAATCAATTAGTTGCTGAGACACTTAAGTGTACAGAAGTTTTAGCATTACCTCTTTCTCAATTGGTATATCAGAAAACTCAAGGTAATCCTTTTTTTGCGACACAATTTCTCAAAGCGTTGCATCAAGATGGACTAATTAAATTTGACTTTGATTTAGGTTGTTGGCAATGTGATATCGCAGCAGTGACTGTGCGATCGCTCACTTCGGATGTGGTTGAATTTATGGCATTGCAGTTACAAAAACTACCAAAATCAACACAAGAAGTTTTAAAGTTAGCTGCATGTATAGGGAACCAGTTTGATTTAGCAAATTTGGCAATTGTTTCGGAAAAATCGGAAATTGAAACAGCTGCGGATTTGTGGACAGCTTTACAAGAAGGTTTGATTTTACCCCAAAGTGAAGTTTATAAATTTTATCAGGAAGAAGATCCGCAGCAATTGGCGGTGTCAAATGGGAATACCAGTCAACTATTAGCACAATATAAGTTTTTGCACGATCGCGTTCAACAAGCAGCTTATTTTTTGATTGCTGAAGAACAAAAGCAAGCAACCCATCTGAAAATTGGCCGTCAGCTTTGGCATAATCTTTCCCAGAGTGAGCAAGAAAGCCAGCTTTTTACCATTGTCAATCATCTGAATGTCGGGCGCGATTTAATTATTGAGCGATCGGAGCGCGATCGCGTTGCACGATTGAATCTCCAAGCCAGTCAAAAAGCCCAAGCTTCTGTTGCTTATGAAACAAGTCGCCGCTATTGTTACTCCGGGCAACTTTTTATGAGTGATGACAGTTGGAAAGAGGATTATTCTTTCCGTTTTGAACTCGCGATCGCAACCATTAAGGCTGAATATTTTAACCATAACTTGCAAGTTGCTCAACAACTGTCGCAAGAAACCCTAGAAAAAGCCAATACTTTGCGCGATCGGATCAAAATTCATGAATTGCAAATTCTTTTTAAAATCAATGAAAATAAAATGAATGAGGCGATTTGTCTCGCTATTGATGTTCTCGCTCTTCTCGATATTACTCTACCGAAAGAATCGCGGAAAATTCAAGTAGAAATTGAATCGCTTCGCCAAGAGATTGCCTTACCAACGCCAGAAATTGCCCATCTTATTCTGCTAGACGTAGTTAACGATGAAGACAAAATAGCGGCAATTCGCATTCTGACCAATGCCAGTTCTGCTTCTTATATCGCCGATCCAAATATTTACCCTGCGATTGTTCTTCATACCGTTCTACAATGTATGAAATACGGGCATTCTCCCCTCGCAGCGTCGGCTTACAGCTGGTATGGAGCGCTTTTATGCGGAGTTTATAATGAAATTGATGCGGGATACGAGTTTGGCAAACTCTCCTTACAATTGCTAGAGAAGTTTAACAGTCGTACTCTGATAGCCAAGGTTACTAATATGTTTAACGTATTCATTCGACCTTGGAAAGAGCATCTCCAGAACGCGATCGCGGATCTTCCCGAAGCAATTCAAAGTGGATTTGACAATGGCGATGTAGAATACGCTTTCTATGCTGCTGTTCACTATTGCAACTATATATTCTATCGGGGAATTCCATTAGAAGCGGTACAACAAGCTCAACAATGCTACCTCCCAGTAATTATCAAGGCACAATATGAATTTCACGAAGGCTTTCTTCGCATCAATCAACAAGTTGTTGCCAATCTTCTTGGAGAAACGGAGGAACCGCAATATCTTCAGGGTTCAATTTTAGACGGGGAAACTTCTTTATCTCAATGGTTGCAAAACAATCTTGTTTTTTTGGTTCTCTGTTTCTATGAAGCCCAGACGCGACTTGCCTATTTATTTGAGGATTATATGGCGGCTGTTGAGGCTGGAGAAAAAGGGTGGCAATACCGACAAGCTGCGATGGGAACCCTTTATGTGTCAGAGCATAACTTTTATTACAGTTTGGCATTGTTGGCGAATGGAATATTAACCTCGCACGAAAGCGATCGCGTTGCTGCCAATCAAAACCAATTAAAGATTTGGGCGAAGTTTGCTCCTAGTAATTTTCAACACAAGTACGATCTGGTTGAAGCCGAACGGTATCGAATTCTGGGGGAAAAAACAGATGCAATCGAGCAATACGATCGTGCGATCGCTTTGGCTAAAGAAAACGGCTATATTCAAGAAGAAGCCCTAGCCAACGAACTCGCTGCTAAATTTTACCTCGACTGGGGTAAAGAGAAAGTCGCTGCAGGTTATATGCAAGAAGCTTACTACGGTTATGCTAGCTGGGGAGCAAAAGCCAAAGTTGCAGACTTAGAAAAACGTTATCCCAAATTATTAGCAACCATACTCAAACAGCCACAAATCGCCGTAAACCTTAGCACCACAATCGCCAATATAGCTTCTGCAACTGTTTTATCTAACAGTACAAGTATTTCTAATACCCTAGACTTAGCAACAGTTTTAAAAGCATCACAAGCACTATCTAGTGAAATTAAACTAGAAGACCTACTATCAAACTTAATGCAGATAGTGATGGAAAATGCAGGAGCAGATAAATGCGCTTTAATGTTATTTAAAGGTAATAATTTAACTCTAGAAATAACTGCTACATCACAAACAGCTAACACAAAAATTCATAGCATTTTGCTGCAATCGATATCAGTAGAATCTAGCACAGAGATTCCTGTCAGTGTAATTAAGTATGTTTCTCGGACAAGTGAAACCTTAATTATAGATGATGCAATGGCTCAAGCTTCCTTCGCTTCAGATTCATATCTACAAAAGCAGCAACCAAAGAGTATATTATGTACCCCCATCATCAACCAAGGAAAATTGATTGGTATTCTTTACTTAGAAAATAATTTCACTATCGGAGCATTTACGCGCGATCGCCTGCAAGTTCTCAAATTCCTGACAACTCAAGCTGCCATATCTTTAGAAAATGCCCAACTATATCGCCAATTAGAAGAGTATTCCCATACTTTGGAAGAAAAAGTTTCTGAACGCACTCAGCAATTGCAACAACAAACAACTCAAATAGAATCAACCCTAAAAAAACTTTACGCGACTCAAGCCCAATTAATTCAAGCTGAAAAAATGTCTGGTTTGGGGCAATTAATTGCTGGTATTGCCCACGAAATTAATAATCCAATTAATTTCATTTATGGCAACCTAAAACCAGCAGATGAATACGTTACATCCTTAATTGAATTAAATTATTTATACCAAAAAAGCTACCCAGAGCCAATACCAGAAATTGAAGAGAAAATTGCTGAGTTGGAACTAAATTTTTTGGTAAGTGATTTACAAAAGCTGCTGGGATCGATGAGAACAGGAGCAGAACGCATTCGCCAGATAGTTCTTTCACTGCGTAATTTTTCCCGTTTGGATGAAGCTGAAATCAAAGCAGTAGATGTTCATGAAGGTATTGATAGCACGCTGTTAATTTTACAGCATAGGCTCAACAATAGTAGCAAAAATGCAGAGATTTCAATCATTAAAGAATATAGTCAAATGCCTTTAGTTAATTGTTATCCATCTGCTTTAAATCAGGTATTCATGAATATTCTCAATAATGCCATTGATGCCCTAAGAAAATTAGATGTCAATCACAAACCAACTATTACGATTCGTACTGAAATTCAAGAGCAAAAATATGTTTCTATTCACATTATTGACAACGGGACAGGGATGAGCGAATCAGTACAAAATAAGATATTTGAACCATTCTTTACTACGAAGTCTATAGGCAGTGGCACAGGCTTAGGATTGTCAATTAGCTATTCGATTGTCGTAGAACAACATGGAGGTCAGTTAAACTGTATTTCGGCTCCAGGAAAGGGTACAGAATTTGTCATTAAAATACCAGTGTAA
- a CDS encoding DUF1648 domain-containing protein, protein MLNLSALVGLVGLFVIAIHAWSRLPDTIPVHFGFDGQADGWGSKKVLWLLPIIGLAIYGLLTFISRYPNTFNYPVVITEENALKQYQIACSMLDWLKSEMVWIFVYIEWQIFHLATTENPNLGVWFIPVTSIIIFATIGYWLSQSFLAR, encoded by the coding sequence ATGCTAAACTTGAGCGCACTGGTAGGACTTGTGGGATTATTCGTCATCGCTATTCACGCTTGGTCAAGATTACCAGATACTATACCAGTCCACTTTGGATTTGATGGACAAGCGGATGGTTGGGGGAGTAAAAAAGTTCTGTGGTTGTTACCAATCATCGGTTTAGCAATTTATGGACTTTTAACATTTATTAGTCGTTATCCCAATACATTTAATTATCCAGTTGTAATTACTGAAGAAAACGCTTTAAAGCAGTATCAAATTGCTTGTTCAATGTTGGATTGGTTAAAAAGCGAGATGGTTTGGATATTTGTTTACATTGAATGGCAAATATTCCATCTAGCGACTACAGAAAATCCCAATTTAGGGGTATGGTTTATACCTGTAACATCAATAATTATATTTGCGACAATTGGATATTGGTTGAGTCAATCTTTTCTGGCACGTTAA
- a CDS encoding S-layer family protein, with the protein MRQTLRLPPAPTGKSGNVTINTPVLRVVNGAQVTVKNDGTGNAGSLKVNANSIFLDRKGGITAATKSGEGGDITINLKDSLILRRGSKIDTESLGTGNGGNITINSPIIGGFENSDIIANAFNGNGGNINITTQGIFGLEFRNQLTRESDITASSQFGVNGTVEINNVGVDPNSGLVELPANVTDSSQQIVSGCSANQGSRFVATGRGGIPQNPNQEVMSDRIWSDIRDLSASRKTGEVTVQIPASPETLVQATSWHRNAEGKIELVANKSFNQVQQPLTCAALPKS; encoded by the coding sequence TTGCGTCAAACTTTAAGGCTTCCTCCTGCACCAACAGGAAAATCGGGAAACGTGACTATTAACACACCTGTGTTGCGAGTCGTGAATGGAGCGCAGGTGACAGTAAAAAATGATGGTACGGGAAATGCTGGCAGCTTAAAGGTCAATGCTAATTCGATTTTTCTTGATCGCAAAGGTGGTATTACTGCTGCGACCAAATCTGGAGAAGGTGGTGATATTACAATTAATTTAAAAGACTCTTTGATTCTGCGTCGTGGCAGCAAAATAGATACAGAGTCTTTAGGTACGGGAAATGGTGGCAACATCACCATTAACTCGCCAATTATCGGTGGTTTTGAAAACAGCGATATCATTGCCAATGCTTTTAATGGTAATGGTGGCAATATCAACATTACTACTCAGGGCATCTTTGGCTTAGAGTTTCGCAATCAACTCACAAGAGAAAGTGATATTACCGCTAGTTCACAATTTGGGGTGAATGGTACGGTAGAGATTAATAACGTTGGTGTTGACCCCAATTCTGGCTTAGTCGAACTACCTGCAAATGTTACCGACTCATCCCAGCAAATAGTCAGTGGTTGTTCTGCAAATCAAGGTAGCCGATTTGTTGCCACAGGACGGGGTGGAATACCACAAAATCCAAATCAAGAAGTGATGAGCGATCGCATTTGGTCTGATATCCGCGATCTCTCTGCATCCCGCAAAACTGGCGAAGTGACAGTACAAATACCAGCATCTCCTGAAACTCTCGTCCAAGCTACTTCCTGGCATCGTAATGCTGAGGGGAAAATTGAGTTAGTTGCAAATAAATCTTTTAATCAGGTGCAACAACCATTAACCTGTGCTGCTCTTCCAAAGAGTTAA
- a CDS encoding IS5 family transposase, translated as MAGRFEGLSDLEWKLFEDIFPKQASKRGKGMPHTPYRHVLNSLLYILITGCRWCDIPRGDIWASKSSSHRWLKKWRCDGTFEHLQGRILAMPAAGYAYADEKGLINWEFGAVDGSFPPGKGGGEEVAYGGKGKGILIHTLTEGNGMPLTNSTTPANGNEREQVLPLLDKVKLKTLKRGRPRKRFKVLATDKGYDSKEKRAALRKRGIRPQIPKRVWKTKKNRGRPIKTSVPRFQQERCFAWYQRKYRRLVVRWERQKLYFDAFIDLATIHIWINKILLVG; from the coding sequence ATGGCTGGACGTTTTGAGGGTTTGAGCGACCTGGAATGGAAGTTATTTGAAGATATATTTCCTAAGCAGGCATCTAAGCGTGGTAAAGGAATGCCTCATACACCATATCGTCATGTTTTAAATAGCCTGTTGTACATCCTGATTACTGGATGTAGATGGTGTGACATACCGCGTGGGGACATTTGGGCATCGAAAAGCTCATCCCACCGATGGTTGAAAAAATGGCGTTGTGATGGAACATTTGAACATTTACAAGGACGTATTCTAGCGATGCCTGCGGCGGGCTACGCCTACGCAGATGAAAAAGGACTGATAAATTGGGAATTTGGCGCGGTTGACGGGTCTTTTCCCCCTGGGAAAGGAGGGGGTGAAGAAGTTGCGTATGGTGGCAAAGGCAAAGGTATTCTGATTCACACTCTGACTGAAGGCAATGGAATGCCTTTAACTAATTCCACTACTCCAGCTAACGGTAATGAGAGAGAGCAGGTTTTACCTCTGCTTGATAAGGTAAAATTAAAAACTTTGAAGCGCGGTAGACCACGTAAACGATTCAAAGTGCTGGCTACTGATAAAGGCTACGACTCAAAGGAAAAACGTGCTGCTTTACGCAAGCGAGGTATTCGTCCTCAAATCCCAAAACGAGTTTGGAAAACCAAGAAAAACAGAGGAAGACCCATCAAAACCTCTGTTCCTAGATTTCAACAGGAGCGGTGTTTTGCTTGGTATCAACGCAAATACCGCCGTCTCGTTGTCAGATGGGAACGTCAAAAGCTTTACTTTGACGCATTCATTGACCTTGCTACTATCCACATCTGGATTAACAAAATATTATTAGTGGGATAG
- a CDS encoding FTR1 family protein, which yields MNFSTALPTFVITLREGVEAALVVGIVLALLKKAKQSRLNSWVYAGVGVGIVVSALIGVLFSWLIQILGAANPQYTTVVEPALEGVFSVLAIAMLSWMLIWMTKQARFMKATVEGAVTEALTQNSNAGWGVFTLILIAVVREGFETVLFVAANFQQGLMPALGAIGGLVAASAIGVLLFKWGVKINIRQFFQVMGVLLVLIVAGLVVSALKHFDEAVANLALSSRATENLCFYYERFTKVHSCILGPMVSNTSTILPDEQFPGIILKSLFGYRDNLYLVQAVGYVTFLLTIGGLYFRSLGGVSREGRKNIPFSQKTISSAKD from the coding sequence ATGAATTTTAGTACTGCTCTACCTACTTTTGTCATAACACTCCGAGAAGGGGTGGAAGCTGCCCTTGTTGTTGGCATTGTGCTAGCTTTGCTGAAAAAAGCAAAACAATCCCGACTGAACTCTTGGGTATATGCTGGTGTCGGCGTTGGCATTGTCGTCAGTGCCTTAATAGGTGTGCTATTCAGTTGGTTAATTCAAATACTGGGAGCCGCGAATCCTCAATACACCACTGTAGTTGAGCCAGCACTAGAAGGTGTGTTTAGTGTATTAGCGATCGCAATGCTCAGTTGGATGCTAATCTGGATGACTAAACAAGCCAGATTCATGAAAGCGACAGTTGAGGGAGCAGTAACAGAAGCGCTGACACAAAACTCAAATGCTGGCTGGGGTGTTTTTACCTTAATTTTAATTGCAGTTGTCCGCGAAGGCTTTGAAACTGTTCTGTTTGTTGCCGCTAATTTTCAACAGGGATTAATGCCAGCCTTGGGCGCTATTGGTGGTTTGGTAGCGGCATCTGCCATTGGAGTGCTGCTATTTAAATGGGGTGTCAAAATTAACATCCGCCAGTTTTTCCAGGTAATGGGCGTTTTATTAGTGTTGATTGTCGCTGGGTTAGTAGTTTCAGCCTTGAAACACTTTGACGAAGCTGTAGCGAATCTTGCCCTAAGCAGTCGTGCCACAGAAAACCTTTGTTTTTATTACGAACGTTTTACAAAAGTCCACTCCTGTATTTTGGGGCCAATGGTTTCCAATACTTCCACAATCTTGCCTGACGAACAGTTTCCTGGCATTATTCTCAAATCTTTATTTGGCTATAGAGACAATCTCTATCTTGTCCAAGCAGTGGGATATGTGACATTTTTACTCACCATTGGAGGACTGTATTTCCGCAGTCTTGGGGGTGTGTCTCGTGAAGGTAGAAAGAATATCCCCTTTAGTCAAAAAACAATTAGTTCTGCAAAAGATTAA
- a CDS encoding bacterioferritin, protein MQELDYKKTIDLLNAIMEFELAGVVRYTHYSLMVTGPNRIPIVAFFKAQASESLLHAEQVGEILTGLDGHPSLKIAPMEETYQHKVKDILEESLSHEKKALELYKKLLETVTNASIYLEEFARGMIGQEEMHNLELKKMLRDFS, encoded by the coding sequence ATGCAAGAACTTGACTATAAAAAGACCATTGACCTGCTGAACGCCATCATGGAATTTGAACTAGCAGGGGTAGTGCGCTATACACATTATTCTTTGATGGTAACAGGCCCTAACCGCATTCCAATCGTGGCTTTTTTCAAAGCACAGGCAAGTGAGTCTTTACTTCATGCCGAACAAGTGGGAGAAATTCTCACCGGTTTAGATGGGCATCCCTCCCTGAAAATTGCCCCAATGGAAGAAACCTACCAGCATAAAGTCAAGGATATCTTGGAAGAAAGCTTATCCCATGAAAAAAAGGCATTGGAACTGTATAAAAAATTGCTTGAAACTGTCACAAATGCCAGCATTTACCTTGAAGAATTCGCTCGCGGTATGATTGGACAAGAAGAGATGCATAATCTCGAACTGAAAAAGATGCTACGTGATTTTAGTTAA
- a CDS encoding helix-hairpin-helix domain-containing protein, with the protein MIKLRYICLAAAATLIVTLSSCSSTPTAENPSAPVASPPATEAVSNNSHSGHSSKEKININTAILSELDKFEGKLGVPALSNKIQANRPYGSPEDLVTKKVITQEQFDQIKDQVGVQEVVLTGEAKDVDYMSKLGLMKGHLLVARELLDQNQPKQAEPHIGHPVEEIYVDVEDQLNERKVKEFKTTLVSLQDLVKSSPKDSKVKTSFTSSVQAVDGAIAALPEAQRSKPGFTLQVINELLDSANSEYRAAIADGKITAPIEYQDSRGFVFYANELYKGISSQVAQADPEAHKAIDTSFAELIKVWPAAIPPAKAVKTPNDVTKLVKTIEENSQKVVDKSNTQAQR; encoded by the coding sequence ATGATCAAACTTCGTTATATCTGTTTAGCAGCAGCAGCCACCTTAATAGTTACCTTGAGTTCCTGTAGTAGTACGCCAACCGCAGAAAATCCATCAGCACCAGTTGCTAGCCCTCCGGCTACAGAGGCAGTAAGTAATAACAGTCATAGTGGTCACAGTAGCAAAGAAAAAATTAACATTAACACTGCTATATTGTCAGAATTGGATAAGTTTGAAGGTAAATTAGGTGTTCCGGCTTTATCAAACAAAATCCAGGCAAATCGTCCTTATGGTAGCCCAGAAGATTTAGTTACTAAAAAAGTAATTACTCAAGAACAGTTTGACCAAATTAAAGACCAGGTTGGTGTTCAAGAAGTGGTACTCACAGGTGAGGCAAAAGATGTTGACTATATGTCTAAATTAGGCTTAATGAAAGGGCATCTTTTAGTAGCACGAGAATTGCTAGATCAAAATCAGCCAAAACAAGCAGAACCTCATATTGGACATCCAGTTGAAGAAATTTACGTTGATGTAGAAGATCAACTTAATGAGCGCAAAGTCAAAGAATTTAAGACAACATTGGTGAGTTTACAAGATTTAGTGAAATCTAGTCCCAAAGATAGCAAAGTTAAAACTAGTTTTACTTCTTCAGTACAAGCAGTTGATGGAGCGATCGCAGCTTTGCCAGAAGCTCAACGCTCAAAACCAGGATTTACACTACAGGTAATTAACGAACTATTAGATTCAGCCAACTCAGAATATCGCGCTGCGATCGCAGATGGCAAAATCACAGCGCCAATTGAGTATCAAGACTCCCGTGGTTTTGTATTTTACGCCAATGAATTATACAAAGGAATTTCTAGTCAAGTAGCTCAAGCAGATCCCGAAGCACACAAAGCAATCGACACTAGTTTTGCTGAATTAATAAAAGTTTGGCCCGCCGCCATCCCACCAGCAAAAGCAGTTAAAACTCCTAATGATGTTACCAAGCTAGTGAAAACCATTGAGGAAAACTCTCAAAAAGTGGTTGATAAATCCAATACCCAAGCACAGCGATAA